In Rhineura floridana isolate rRhiFlo1 chromosome 22, rRhiFlo1.hap2, whole genome shotgun sequence, a single genomic region encodes these proteins:
- the MCL1 gene encoding induced myeloid leukemia cell differentiation protein Mcl-1 yields the protein MFNRKTVVLYCGGAPSMAPAAPVSPGAGGGGGIGTSSNSAAASAVPVFTANRHSEAAGLFSTRIGGRPWGPNGFPEGPRALIGGGAPRAGPLALIGPFEGSPRALVGCPQFAAARPSALALPEGEIDGCESDAEEEGCGGDAAALPSPSPSMESTPSSSQGEEPESAAEEEEGESGGSSPGHGDGDDLRKVTLELVRRYLRETALAEGDAKEGPGGGKKLLQGLMSRFGTTHGQEAALSPCAAQALEILRRVGDGILDKHQIAFQGMLRKMEIKKEDDLKTVSEVATHVFSDGVTNWGRIVTLISFGAFVAKHLKSINQENGINTLAEIITDVLVTDKREWLLTHNAWEGFVKFFHVEDIEGSIRNVLMAFAGFAGLGASLAYMIR from the exons ATGTTTAATCGGAAGACAGTGGTGTTGTATTGCGGGGGCGCCCCCAGCATGGCGCCAGCCGCGCCTGTGTCCCCTGGGGCCGGTGGCGGAGGCGGTATTGGAACCAGCAGCAATAGCGCCGCCGCCTCAGCTGTCCCAGTCTTCACCGCCAACCGCCACTCTGAGGCCGCAGGGCTGTTCTCGACGCGGATTGGCGGGCGCCCTTGGGGGCCCAACGGCTTTCCTGAGGGGCCGCGGGCGCTAATTGGCGGGGGGGCGCCTCGCGCGGGGCCCCTGGCGCTGATTGGGCCTTTCGAAGGGTCGCCCCGCGCGCTGGTTGGCTGCCCCCAGTTCGCGGCGGCGCGGCCTTCCGCGCTCGCTTTGCCCGAGGGAGAGATCGACGGCTGCGAGTCGGACGCCGAGGAGGAGGGCTGCGGCGGAGACGCGGCCGCCCTGCCTTCGCCCAGCCCCTCCATGGAGTCGACGCCGTCCTCCTCccagggagaggagccagagtccgcagcagaggaagaagaagggGAATCGGGAGGCTCCTCGCCGGGCCACGGAGACGGAGACGACCTGCGCAAAGTGACCCTGGAGCTGGTGAGGCGGTACCTGCGCGAGACCGCCTTGGCTGAGGGAGACGCCAAAGAAGGGCCGGGCGGCGGCAAGAAGCTCCTGCAGGGCCTCATGAGCCGCTTCGGGACCACCCACGGGCAGGAGGCGGCTCTGTCGCCCTGCGCGGCGCAGGCGCTGGAGATCCTCCGGCGGGTCGGAGACGGCATCCTCGACAAGCACCAGATCGCCTTCCAAG GAATGCTTAGGAAGATGGAAATCAAGAAAGAGGATGACCTGAAGACTGTGTCAGAAGTTGCAACGCATGTTTTCAGCGATGGCGTAACAAACTGGGGGCGTATTGTGACTCTCATCTCTTTTGGTGCCTTTGTTGccaaacatctgaagagcatAAACCAGGAGAATGGCATTAACACGTTGGCAGAGATCATCACTGATGTGCTGGTGACAGACAAACGAGAATGGCTGCTCACCCATAATGCCTGG GAGGGATTTGTTAAGTTCTTCCATGTAGAGGACATAGAAGGCAGCATCAGAAACGTTCTGATggcttttgcaggctttgctggaCTGGGAGCAAGTTTGGCTTACATGATCCGGTGA